From Desulfobacterales bacterium, a single genomic window includes:
- a CDS encoding CerR family C-terminal domain-containing protein produces the protein MSEIAQTTKERIIEVAGEIFGKEGFKAATIRKIAQAANANVAAINYYFRDKEGLYSAVLEDVFSKGFEKFPSNFGFKDGMSSEEKLKAFIQSMFYRLLSHEGWAGIHGKGKLIAKEILNPTPAFEGIVEKYIKPHKEVLASIISDMLGDKASIDKVLPCIISVIGQCLYYAYATQIIQRIAQEYMPGEENLNFLAEHVWKFSLGGIEKIKSS, from the coding sequence ATGTCAGAAATAGCGCAAACAACAAAAGAAAGAATTATTGAAGTAGCTGGAGAAATTTTTGGCAAAGAAGGTTTTAAAGCCGCTACAATTAGAAAAATAGCCCAAGCAGCTAATGCTAATGTAGCGGCAATTAATTATTATTTCCGGGATAAAGAAGGTCTTTATTCTGCTGTTCTTGAAGATGTTTTTTCAAAAGGGTTTGAAAAATTTCCTTCAAACTTTGGCTTTAAAGATGGAATGTCGTCAGAAGAAAAGCTAAAAGCGTTTATTCAATCAATGTTTTACAGACTCTTAAGCCATGAAGGTTGGGCAGGCATCCATGGAAAAGGAAAACTCATTGCTAAAGAAATTCTTAATCCAACTCCTGCGTTTGAAGGTATAGTAGAAAAATATATCAAACCCCATAAAGAAGTATTAGCGTCTATTATATCTGATATGTTAGGAGATAAAGCAAGTATCGACAAGGTACTACCTTGTATAATAAGTGTCATAGGACAATGCCTTTATTACGCGTATGCTACTCAGATAATACAGAGAATAGCCCAAGAATATATGCCGGGCGAAGAAAATTTAAATTTCCTTGCAGAACATGTTTGGAAATTTTCATTAGGAGGCATTGAAAAAATCAAATCAAGCTAA